One genomic segment of Oncorhynchus mykiss isolate Arlee chromosome 10, USDA_OmykA_1.1, whole genome shotgun sequence includes these proteins:
- the LOC110534015 gene encoding zinc finger protein ubi-d4 isoform X2 produces MAAVVENVVKLLGEQYYRDAMEQCHNYNARLCAERSVRMPFLDSQTGVAQSNCYIWMEKRHRGPGVAPGQLYTYPSRRWRKKRRSHPPEDPRLVFPPLKSELDLGLKKDSLSSDGSSLEALLKGEPLDKRVPPELRGPEEESSLTDYTGGAVTPAARVRKRVLEPDDFLDDLEDEDYEEDTPKRRGKGKGKCRGVSSAKKKLDAAAAALEDKDKPYSCDNTFKQKHISKPSERVCGKRYKNRPGLSYHYTHSHLAEEEGEDKEEPEVHTPIPPQPEEPKTPKKGPDGLAIPNNYCDFCLGDSALNQKTGQSEALQSCSDCGRSGHPSCLQFTPVMMAAVKTYRWQCIECKCCNICGTSENDDQLLFCDDCDRGYHMYCLSPPMAEPPEGSWSCHLCLDLLKDKASIYQTRNVPPS; encoded by the exons ATGGCGGCTGTTGTTGAGAATGTTGTCAAACT GCTCGGAGAGCAGTACTACAGAGATGCCATGGAGCAGTGCCATAACTACAACGCCCGGCTATGTGCCGAGAGGAGTGTCCGAATGCCCTTCCTGGACTCTCAGACTGGAGTGGCGCAGAGCAACTGTTACATTTGGATGGAGAAGAGACACAGGGGACCAG GCGTGGCCCCAGGACAGTTGTACACCTACCCATCCCGCAGGTGGAGGAAGAAACGACGATCCCACCCCCCAGAGGATCCCCGACTCGTCTTCCCTCCTCTAAAGTCAG AGCTGGACTtggggttaaagaaggattccCTGTCCTCTGATGGCAGCAGTCTGGAGGCCCTGCTGAAGGGAGAACCCCTGGACAAACGGGTTCCTCCGGAGCTCCGAGGGCCTGAGGAGGAGTCCAGTCTGACAGACTACACTGGTGGGGCGGTCACCCCTGCAGCACGCGTCAGAAAG AGAGTCCTGGAGCCAGATGACTTCCTGGATGACTTGGAGGATGAGGACTATGAGGAGGACACCCCAAAAAGaagagggaaaggaaagggaaag TGTCGTGGAGTAAGCAGTGCCAAGAAGAAGCTGGACGCTGCGGCGGCTGCGCTGGAGGACAAGGACAAGCCCTACTCCTGTGACA aCACTTTCAAACAAAAGCATATTTCAAAACCTTCTGAAAGAG TCTGTGGGAAGCGTTACAAGAATCGTCCGGGCCTGAGCTACCACTACACCCACTCCCACCtggctgaggaggagggagaggacaaggaggagccTGAGGTCCACACCCCCATTCCGCCCCAGCCTGAGGAGCCTAAGA caCCCAAGAAAGGTCCAGATGGTTTGGCGATACCCAATAACTACTGTGACTTCTGCCTGGGAGACTCTGCCCTCAACCAGAAGACGGGCCAGTCAGAGGCACTGCAGTCCTGCTCAGACTGTGGACGTTCAG GCCACCCGTCCTGCCTGCAGTTCACCCCCGTGATGATGGCTGCAGTGAAGACCTACCGCTGGCAGTGCATCGAGTGCAAGTGCTGCAACATCTGTGGCACCTCAGAGAACGAC GACCAGCTTCTCTTCTGTGATGACTGTGATAGAGGCTATCATATGTACTGTCTCAGCCCCCCTATGGCTGAACCTCCAGAAG GGAGCTGGAGCTGCCATCTGTGTCTGGACCTATTGAAAGACAAGGCGTCAATATACCAGACCCGTAATGTCCCTCCGTCGTGA
- the LOC110534015 gene encoding zinc finger protein ubi-d4 isoform X3 — protein MIWLKEVVGPHTTPTSMAEKRTRLGEQYYRDAMEQCHNYNARLCAERSVRMPFLDSQTGVAQSNCYIWMEKRHRGPGVAPGQLYTYPSRRWRKKRRSHPPEDPRLVFPPLKSELDLGLKKDSLSSDGSSLEALLKGEPLDKRVPPELRGPEEESSLTDYTGGAVTPAARVRKRVLEPDDFLDDLEDEDYEEDTPKRRGKGKGKCRGVSSAKKKLDAAAAALEDKDKPYSCDICGKRYKNRPGLSYHYTHSHLAEEEGEDKEEPEVHTPIPPQPEEPKTPKKGPDGLAIPNNYCDFCLGDSALNQKTGQSEALQSCSDCGRSGHPSCLQFTPVMMAAVKTYRWQCIECKCCNICGTSENDDQLLFCDDCDRGYHMYCLSPPMAEPPEGSWSCHLCLDLLKDKASIYQTRNVPPS, from the exons ATGATTTGGCTTAAAGAGGTGGTAGGACCACATACCACACCTACCTCTATGGCAGAGAAGCGCACCAG GCTCGGAGAGCAGTACTACAGAGATGCCATGGAGCAGTGCCATAACTACAACGCCCGGCTATGTGCCGAGAGGAGTGTCCGAATGCCCTTCCTGGACTCTCAGACTGGAGTGGCGCAGAGCAACTGTTACATTTGGATGGAGAAGAGACACAGGGGACCAG GCGTGGCCCCAGGACAGTTGTACACCTACCCATCCCGCAGGTGGAGGAAGAAACGACGATCCCACCCCCCAGAGGATCCCCGACTCGTCTTCCCTCCTCTAAAGTCAG AGCTGGACTtggggttaaagaaggattccCTGTCCTCTGATGGCAGCAGTCTGGAGGCCCTGCTGAAGGGAGAACCCCTGGACAAACGGGTTCCTCCGGAGCTCCGAGGGCCTGAGGAGGAGTCCAGTCTGACAGACTACACTGGTGGGGCGGTCACCCCTGCAGCACGCGTCAGAAAG AGAGTCCTGGAGCCAGATGACTTCCTGGATGACTTGGAGGATGAGGACTATGAGGAGGACACCCCAAAAAGaagagggaaaggaaagggaaag TGTCGTGGAGTAAGCAGTGCCAAGAAGAAGCTGGACGCTGCGGCGGCTGCGCTGGAGGACAAGGACAAGCCCTACTCCTGTGACA TCTGTGGGAAGCGTTACAAGAATCGTCCGGGCCTGAGCTACCACTACACCCACTCCCACCtggctgaggaggagggagaggacaaggaggagccTGAGGTCCACACCCCCATTCCGCCCCAGCCTGAGGAGCCTAAGA caCCCAAGAAAGGTCCAGATGGTTTGGCGATACCCAATAACTACTGTGACTTCTGCCTGGGAGACTCTGCCCTCAACCAGAAGACGGGCCAGTCAGAGGCACTGCAGTCCTGCTCAGACTGTGGACGTTCAG GCCACCCGTCCTGCCTGCAGTTCACCCCCGTGATGATGGCTGCAGTGAAGACCTACCGCTGGCAGTGCATCGAGTGCAAGTGCTGCAACATCTGTGGCACCTCAGAGAACGAC GACCAGCTTCTCTTCTGTGATGACTGTGATAGAGGCTATCATATGTACTGTCTCAGCCCCCCTATGGCTGAACCTCCAGAAG GGAGCTGGAGCTGCCATCTGTGTCTGGACCTATTGAAAGACAAGGCGTCAATATACCAGACCCGTAATGTCCCTCCGTCGTGA
- the LOC110534014 gene encoding muscarinic acetylcholine receptor M3 produces the protein MNHSCLSQTSDTTNVTADPLGGHEIWEVVVIVLITGPLSLVTIIGNLLVVISFRVNRQLRTFSNYFLLSLAVADLILGAVSMNLYAVYIIMGRWTLGSLACDVWLAVDYVASNASVMNLLVISFDRFYSITRPLTYRAKRTTRRAAAAIGLAWAVSFILWGPAILFWPHVVGREAQDAGECSIPFLTEPALTFGTAIAAFYLPVTIMGILYWKIYWEIEKRAQGLEGLMGSGSSGGASQVSGRRDVYSSSTKSSVSSSREVPVGREQSSEVSQGCFPVREEPKQSSERRIATLSLSPTKGAYREGCRDSTCNIDEEEPTVSLSSSEEEPEQTQQGASAKTSPKAMIPLRDAQGRDTVGAIKPLTSRAEDSTAGPQGRQPPLRGSTSDSRRHKQPKAKRRRNTIVREKKAARTLCAILLAFILTWTPYNIMVLVSVSYCVPEKLWQLGYWLCYINSTVNPVCYALCNEHFRVTFKTLLLCRPGQRNWGMAYNANHASFRTHKTSSTV, from the coding sequence ATGAACCACTCCTGTCTCTCCCAGACCAGTGACACCACCAATGTGACAGCAGATCCACTGGGGGGCCATGAGATATGggaggtggtggtgattgtaCTCATCACAGGGCCTCTCTCCCTGGTCACTATCATAGGTAACCTGCTGGTGGTGATCTCCTTCCGGGTCAACAGGCAGCTGCGCACCTTCAGCAATTACTTTCTGCTGAGCTTGGCGGTGGCGGATCTGATCCTGGGAGCAGTCTCTATGAACCTCTATGCTGTTTATATTATCATGGGACGCTGGACCCTGGGCAGCCTGGCCTGTGACGTCTGGCTGGCTGTGGATTATGTGGCCAGCAACGCCTCCGTCATGAACCTGCTGGTCATCAGCTTCGACCGCTTCTACTCCATCACCAGACCTCTCACCTACCGGGCCAAGCGCACCACACGCCGGGCAGCCGCAGCCATCGGCCTGGCCTGGGCCGTGTCCTTCATCCTGTGGGGGCCAGCCATCCTGTTCTGGCCCCATGTAGTGGGTAGGGAAGCACAGGACGCGGGTGAATGCTCTATCCCGTTCCTGACCGAGCCTGCTCTCACATTCGGCACGGCCATCGCTGCCTTCTACCTTCCTGTCACCATCATGGGAATCCTGTACTGGAAGATCTACTGGGAGATTGAGAAGCGAGCCCAGGGTCTGGAGGGGCTAATGGGGTCTGGGAGCagtggaggggcctcccaggtgTCTGGGCGAAGGGATGTTTACTCCAGCAGCACCAAGAGCAGTGTGAGCAGCTCCAGAGAGGTGCCTGTGGGCAGGGAGCAGAGCAGTGAGGTGTCCCAGGGCTGCTTCCCTGTGAGAGAGGAGCCTAAACAGAGCAGTGAGAGGAGAATAGCAACACTGTCATTGTCTCCCACCAAGGGGGCCTACAGGGAGGGCTGCAGAGACAGCACCTGTAACATAGATGAGGAAGAGCCtactgtctccctttcctcctcagAGGAAGAACCAGAGCAGACGCAGCAGGGGGCGAGCGCTAAGACAAGCCCTAAAGCCATGATCCCACTCAGAGACGCCCAGGGCAGAGACACCGTAGGGGCCATCAAACCCCTGACATCCAGGGCAGAGGACAGTACAGCAGGTCCACAGGGCAGGCAGCCCCCCCTAAGGGGCTCCACATCAGACTCCAGACGCCACAAGCAGCCCAAAGccaagaggaggaggaacacaATTGTCAGGGAGAAGAAGGCAGCCAGAACCCTGTGTGCCATCCTGCTGGCTTTCATCCTGACCTGGACGCCGTACAACATCATGGTGCTGGTGTCCGTCTCCTACTGCGTGCCCGAGAAGCTGTGGCAGCTTGGCTACTGGCTCTGCTACATCAACAGCACCGTCAACCCAGTCTGCTACGCCCTCTGCAACGAGCACTTCAGAGTCACCTTTAAGACGCTGCTGCTCTGCAGGCCGGGACAGAGGAACTGGGGAATGGCTTATAACGCCAACCATGCCTCCTTCAGGACACACAAGACCAGCAGTACTGTCTGA
- the LOC110534015 gene encoding zinc finger protein ubi-d4 isoform X4: MAAVVENVVKLLGEQYYRDAMEQCHNYNARLCAERSVRMPFLDSQTGVAQSNCYIWMEKRHRGPGVAPGQLYTYPSRRWRKKRRSHPPEDPRLVFPPLKSELDLGLKKDSLSSDGSSLEALLKGEPLDKRVPPELRGPEEESSLTDYTGGAVTPAARVRKRVLEPDDFLDDLEDEDYEEDTPKRRGKGKGKCRGVSSAKKKLDAAAAALEDKDKPYSCDICGKRYKNRPGLSYHYTHSHLAEEEGEDKEEPEVHTPIPPQPEEPKTPKKGPDGLAIPNNYCDFCLGDSALNQKTGQSEALQSCSDCGRSGHPSCLQFTPVMMAAVKTYRWQCIECKCCNICGTSENDDQLLFCDDCDRGYHMYCLSPPMAEPPEGSWSCHLCLDLLKDKASIYQTRNVPPS, translated from the exons ATGGCGGCTGTTGTTGAGAATGTTGTCAAACT GCTCGGAGAGCAGTACTACAGAGATGCCATGGAGCAGTGCCATAACTACAACGCCCGGCTATGTGCCGAGAGGAGTGTCCGAATGCCCTTCCTGGACTCTCAGACTGGAGTGGCGCAGAGCAACTGTTACATTTGGATGGAGAAGAGACACAGGGGACCAG GCGTGGCCCCAGGACAGTTGTACACCTACCCATCCCGCAGGTGGAGGAAGAAACGACGATCCCACCCCCCAGAGGATCCCCGACTCGTCTTCCCTCCTCTAAAGTCAG AGCTGGACTtggggttaaagaaggattccCTGTCCTCTGATGGCAGCAGTCTGGAGGCCCTGCTGAAGGGAGAACCCCTGGACAAACGGGTTCCTCCGGAGCTCCGAGGGCCTGAGGAGGAGTCCAGTCTGACAGACTACACTGGTGGGGCGGTCACCCCTGCAGCACGCGTCAGAAAG AGAGTCCTGGAGCCAGATGACTTCCTGGATGACTTGGAGGATGAGGACTATGAGGAGGACACCCCAAAAAGaagagggaaaggaaagggaaag TGTCGTGGAGTAAGCAGTGCCAAGAAGAAGCTGGACGCTGCGGCGGCTGCGCTGGAGGACAAGGACAAGCCCTACTCCTGTGACA TCTGTGGGAAGCGTTACAAGAATCGTCCGGGCCTGAGCTACCACTACACCCACTCCCACCtggctgaggaggagggagaggacaaggaggagccTGAGGTCCACACCCCCATTCCGCCCCAGCCTGAGGAGCCTAAGA caCCCAAGAAAGGTCCAGATGGTTTGGCGATACCCAATAACTACTGTGACTTCTGCCTGGGAGACTCTGCCCTCAACCAGAAGACGGGCCAGTCAGAGGCACTGCAGTCCTGCTCAGACTGTGGACGTTCAG GCCACCCGTCCTGCCTGCAGTTCACCCCCGTGATGATGGCTGCAGTGAAGACCTACCGCTGGCAGTGCATCGAGTGCAAGTGCTGCAACATCTGTGGCACCTCAGAGAACGAC GACCAGCTTCTCTTCTGTGATGACTGTGATAGAGGCTATCATATGTACTGTCTCAGCCCCCCTATGGCTGAACCTCCAGAAG GGAGCTGGAGCTGCCATCTGTGTCTGGACCTATTGAAAGACAAGGCGTCAATATACCAGACCCGTAATGTCCCTCCGTCGTGA
- the LOC110534015 gene encoding zinc finger protein ubi-d4 isoform X1, translating into MIWLKEVVGPHTTPTSMAEKRTRLGEQYYRDAMEQCHNYNARLCAERSVRMPFLDSQTGVAQSNCYIWMEKRHRGPGVAPGQLYTYPSRRWRKKRRSHPPEDPRLVFPPLKSELDLGLKKDSLSSDGSSLEALLKGEPLDKRVPPELRGPEEESSLTDYTGGAVTPAARVRKRVLEPDDFLDDLEDEDYEEDTPKRRGKGKGKCRGVSSAKKKLDAAAAALEDKDKPYSCDNTFKQKHISKPSERVCGKRYKNRPGLSYHYTHSHLAEEEGEDKEEPEVHTPIPPQPEEPKTPKKGPDGLAIPNNYCDFCLGDSALNQKTGQSEALQSCSDCGRSGHPSCLQFTPVMMAAVKTYRWQCIECKCCNICGTSENDDQLLFCDDCDRGYHMYCLSPPMAEPPEGSWSCHLCLDLLKDKASIYQTRNVPPS; encoded by the exons ATGATTTGGCTTAAAGAGGTGGTAGGACCACATACCACACCTACCTCTATGGCAGAGAAGCGCACCAG GCTCGGAGAGCAGTACTACAGAGATGCCATGGAGCAGTGCCATAACTACAACGCCCGGCTATGTGCCGAGAGGAGTGTCCGAATGCCCTTCCTGGACTCTCAGACTGGAGTGGCGCAGAGCAACTGTTACATTTGGATGGAGAAGAGACACAGGGGACCAG GCGTGGCCCCAGGACAGTTGTACACCTACCCATCCCGCAGGTGGAGGAAGAAACGACGATCCCACCCCCCAGAGGATCCCCGACTCGTCTTCCCTCCTCTAAAGTCAG AGCTGGACTtggggttaaagaaggattccCTGTCCTCTGATGGCAGCAGTCTGGAGGCCCTGCTGAAGGGAGAACCCCTGGACAAACGGGTTCCTCCGGAGCTCCGAGGGCCTGAGGAGGAGTCCAGTCTGACAGACTACACTGGTGGGGCGGTCACCCCTGCAGCACGCGTCAGAAAG AGAGTCCTGGAGCCAGATGACTTCCTGGATGACTTGGAGGATGAGGACTATGAGGAGGACACCCCAAAAAGaagagggaaaggaaagggaaag TGTCGTGGAGTAAGCAGTGCCAAGAAGAAGCTGGACGCTGCGGCGGCTGCGCTGGAGGACAAGGACAAGCCCTACTCCTGTGACA aCACTTTCAAACAAAAGCATATTTCAAAACCTTCTGAAAGAG TCTGTGGGAAGCGTTACAAGAATCGTCCGGGCCTGAGCTACCACTACACCCACTCCCACCtggctgaggaggagggagaggacaaggaggagccTGAGGTCCACACCCCCATTCCGCCCCAGCCTGAGGAGCCTAAGA caCCCAAGAAAGGTCCAGATGGTTTGGCGATACCCAATAACTACTGTGACTTCTGCCTGGGAGACTCTGCCCTCAACCAGAAGACGGGCCAGTCAGAGGCACTGCAGTCCTGCTCAGACTGTGGACGTTCAG GCCACCCGTCCTGCCTGCAGTTCACCCCCGTGATGATGGCTGCAGTGAAGACCTACCGCTGGCAGTGCATCGAGTGCAAGTGCTGCAACATCTGTGGCACCTCAGAGAACGAC GACCAGCTTCTCTTCTGTGATGACTGTGATAGAGGCTATCATATGTACTGTCTCAGCCCCCCTATGGCTGAACCTCCAGAAG GGAGCTGGAGCTGCCATCTGTGTCTGGACCTATTGAAAGACAAGGCGTCAATATACCAGACCCGTAATGTCCCTCCGTCGTGA